A stretch of Panthera tigris isolate Pti1 chromosome E2, P.tigris_Pti1_mat1.1, whole genome shotgun sequence DNA encodes these proteins:
- the OSGIN1 gene encoding oxidative stress-induced growth inhibitor 1 isoform X1 — protein MNSHRRDHLGTDRSEPLPVLIIGNGPSGICLSYLLSGYTPYVRPDAVHPHPLLQRKLAEAPGVSLLDQDLDYLSEGLEGRCQSPVALLFDALLRPDTDFGGNMESVLTWKHQKERAIPHMVLGRNLPGGAWHSIEGSMVTLSQGQWMGLPDLQVKEWIRRKRRGLRNSRATAGDIAHYYRDYVTKKDLGRNFVSGAVVTAVEWGTPESGGSGGREPSPLFQVSGFVTTEDRSRRPFSLCARNVVLATGTSDSPARLGIPGEALPFVHYELAALEAAVRAGAVTPASDPVLIVGAGLSAADAVLSARHCNIPVIHTFRRPVDDPGLVFNQLPKMLYPEYHKVHQMMREQSILSRSPYGGYLSLPEHRLLLFKADRQAVFRDRDGLQKVFGVALVLVLIGSHPDLSFLPGAGADLAMDPDQPLSAKRNPIDVDPFTYQSTRQEGLYAVGPLAGDNFVRFVQGGALAVASSLLRKEARKPP, from the exons aTGAACAGCCACAGGAGGGACCACCTTGGCACCGACCGTTCGGAGCCCCTCCCAGTCCTCATCATCG GCAACGGCCCCTCGGGCATCTGCCTGTCCTACCTGCTGTCCGGCTACACCCCCTACGTGAGGCCAGATGCCGTCCACCCGCACCCGCTGCTGCAGAGGAAGCTCGCCGAGGCGCCGGGGGTCTCCCTCCTGGACCAG GACCTGGATTACCTGTCTGAAGGCCTCGAAGGCCGGTGCCAAAGCCCCGTGGCCCTGCTCTTTGACGCCCTCCTGCGCCCAGACACAGACTTCGGGGGAAACATGGAGTCCGTTCTTACCTGGAAGCACCAGAAGGAGCGAGCCATCCCCCACATGGTCCTAGGCCGGAACCTGCCTGGGGGGGCCTGGCAT TCCATTGAAGGCTCCATGGTGACCCTTAGCCAAGGCCAGTGGATGGGGCTCCCAGACCTGCAGGTCAAGGAGTGGATACGCAGGAAGCGGAG AGGCCTTCGCAACAGCCGGGCCACGGCGGGGGACATCGCTCACTACTACAGGGACTATGTGACCAAGAAGGACCTGGGTCGCAACTTTGTGTCCGGCGCCGTGGTCACGGCCGTGGAGTGGGGGACGCCTGAGTCCGGCGGCTCCGGGGGCCGGGAGCCCAGCCCCCTCTTCCAGGTGAGCGGCTTCGTGACCACCGAGGACCGGAGCCGACGGCCCTTCTCCCTGTGCGCCCGCAACGTGGTCCTGGCCACGGGCACGTCGGACAGCCCGGCGCGGCTGGGCATCCCCGGGGAGGCCCTGCCCTTCGTCCACTATGAGCTGGCGGCCCTGGAGGCGGCCGTGAGGGCGGGCGCGGTAACCCCAGCCTCCGACCCCGTCCTCATCGTGGGCGCGGGGCTGTCGGCGGCCGACGCGGTCCTCTCCGCGCGTCACTGCAACATCCCCGTGATCCACACCTTCCGCCGGCCCGTGGACGACCCCGGCCTGGTCTTCAACCAGCTGCCCAAGATGCTGTACCCCGAGTACCACAAGGTGCACCAGATGATGCGGGAGCAGTCCATCCTGTCGCGCAGCCCCTACGGGGGCTACCTCAGCCTCCCCGAACACCGGCTGCTGCTCTTTAAGGCCGACCGCCAGGCCGTGTTCCGGGACCGCGACGGCCTCCAGAAAGTCTTCGGGGTCGCCCTGGTGCTGGTCCTCATCGGCTCCCACCCcgacctctccttcctccccggGGCGGGCGCGGACTTGGCCATGGACCCCGACCAGCCGCTGAGCGCCAAGAGGAACCCCATCGACGTGGACCCCTTCACCTACCAGAGCACCCGCCAGGAGGGCCTGTACGCCGTGGGGCCGCTGGCTGGGGACAATTTCGTGCGGTTCGTGCAGGGCGGGGCCCTGGCAGTGGCCAGCTCCCTGCTGAGGAAGGAGGCCAGGAAGCCACCCTAA
- the OSGIN1 gene encoding oxidative stress-induced growth inhibitor 1 isoform X2 has product MLPCLYLLVRGSTFRDLDYLSEGLEGRCQSPVALLFDALLRPDTDFGGNMESVLTWKHQKERAIPHMVLGRNLPGGAWHSIEGSMVTLSQGQWMGLPDLQVKEWIRRKRRGLRNSRATAGDIAHYYRDYVTKKDLGRNFVSGAVVTAVEWGTPESGGSGGREPSPLFQVSGFVTTEDRSRRPFSLCARNVVLATGTSDSPARLGIPGEALPFVHYELAALEAAVRAGAVTPASDPVLIVGAGLSAADAVLSARHCNIPVIHTFRRPVDDPGLVFNQLPKMLYPEYHKVHQMMREQSILSRSPYGGYLSLPEHRLLLFKADRQAVFRDRDGLQKVFGVALVLVLIGSHPDLSFLPGAGADLAMDPDQPLSAKRNPIDVDPFTYQSTRQEGLYAVGPLAGDNFVRFVQGGALAVASSLLRKEARKPP; this is encoded by the exons ATGCTGCCGTGCCTTTATCTCCTAGTGAGAGGCAGCACTTTCCGG GACCTGGATTACCTGTCTGAAGGCCTCGAAGGCCGGTGCCAAAGCCCCGTGGCCCTGCTCTTTGACGCCCTCCTGCGCCCAGACACAGACTTCGGGGGAAACATGGAGTCCGTTCTTACCTGGAAGCACCAGAAGGAGCGAGCCATCCCCCACATGGTCCTAGGCCGGAACCTGCCTGGGGGGGCCTGGCAT TCCATTGAAGGCTCCATGGTGACCCTTAGCCAAGGCCAGTGGATGGGGCTCCCAGACCTGCAGGTCAAGGAGTGGATACGCAGGAAGCGGAG AGGCCTTCGCAACAGCCGGGCCACGGCGGGGGACATCGCTCACTACTACAGGGACTATGTGACCAAGAAGGACCTGGGTCGCAACTTTGTGTCCGGCGCCGTGGTCACGGCCGTGGAGTGGGGGACGCCTGAGTCCGGCGGCTCCGGGGGCCGGGAGCCCAGCCCCCTCTTCCAGGTGAGCGGCTTCGTGACCACCGAGGACCGGAGCCGACGGCCCTTCTCCCTGTGCGCCCGCAACGTGGTCCTGGCCACGGGCACGTCGGACAGCCCGGCGCGGCTGGGCATCCCCGGGGAGGCCCTGCCCTTCGTCCACTATGAGCTGGCGGCCCTGGAGGCGGCCGTGAGGGCGGGCGCGGTAACCCCAGCCTCCGACCCCGTCCTCATCGTGGGCGCGGGGCTGTCGGCGGCCGACGCGGTCCTCTCCGCGCGTCACTGCAACATCCCCGTGATCCACACCTTCCGCCGGCCCGTGGACGACCCCGGCCTGGTCTTCAACCAGCTGCCCAAGATGCTGTACCCCGAGTACCACAAGGTGCACCAGATGATGCGGGAGCAGTCCATCCTGTCGCGCAGCCCCTACGGGGGCTACCTCAGCCTCCCCGAACACCGGCTGCTGCTCTTTAAGGCCGACCGCCAGGCCGTGTTCCGGGACCGCGACGGCCTCCAGAAAGTCTTCGGGGTCGCCCTGGTGCTGGTCCTCATCGGCTCCCACCCcgacctctccttcctccccggGGCGGGCGCGGACTTGGCCATGGACCCCGACCAGCCGCTGAGCGCCAAGAGGAACCCCATCGACGTGGACCCCTTCACCTACCAGAGCACCCGCCAGGAGGGCCTGTACGCCGTGGGGCCGCTGGCTGGGGACAATTTCGTGCGGTTCGTGCAGGGCGGGGCCCTGGCAGTGGCCAGCTCCCTGCTGAGGAAGGAGGCCAGGAAGCCACCCTAA